One Mugil cephalus isolate CIBA_MC_2020 chromosome 12, CIBA_Mcephalus_1.1, whole genome shotgun sequence DNA segment encodes these proteins:
- the fev gene encoding protein FEV: MRQDCGGNLMFNMYLSDPTENLLKESKGTSWGPINTGVQKGSGQIQLWQFLLELLSDSTNISCIAWEGTNGEFKLIDPDEVARRWGERKSKPNMNYDKLSRALRYYYDKNIMTKVHGKRYAYKFDFHGLAQVCQPSTTEQAIYKFQGNFSPISFSGISKLNLVAPGVGPSSFSYWPGSPPAALYHSHNLQPPGPFGTVSPPHISCVNNINSLSSINNHYN; encoded by the exons ATCCAACAGAAAATCTGTTGAAGGAAAGCAAAGGAACGTCTTGGGGTCCAATAAATACAGGCGTACAAAAAG GGAGCGGGCAGATTCAGCTCTGGCAGTTCCTGTTGGAGCTCCTCTCTGACAGCACCAACATATCATGCATCGCCTGGGAGGGCACCAACGGAGAGTTCAAGCTCATCGACCCGGACGAGGTGGCCCGGCGATGGGGGGAGCGCAAAAGCAAACCCAACATGAACTACGACAAGCTGAGCCGGGCGCTGCGCTACTACTACGATAAGAACATCATGACCAAAGTGCACGGCAAGAGATACGCGTACAAGTTTGATTTTCACGGCTTGGCGCAGGTGTGCCAGCCGTCCACCACCGAGCAGGCCATCTACAAGTTTCAAGGCAACTTCTCCCCGATTTCCTTCTCCGGGATTTCCAAACTGAACCTCGTGGCTCCCGGGGTGGGACCTTCGAGTTTCTCCTACTGGCCCGGCTCTCCTCCGGCGGCTCTGTACCACAGCCACAACCTTCAGCCCCCGGGGCCCTTTGGCACCGTGTCTCCGCCACACATCAGCTGtgtcaacaacatcaacagccTGAGCAGCATCAATAACCACTACAACTGA